Proteins found in one Lagopus muta isolate bLagMut1 chromosome 18, bLagMut1 primary, whole genome shotgun sequence genomic segment:
- the LRRC59 gene encoding leucine-rich repeat-containing protein 59, producing the protein MARGGGKAGSLKDKLDGNELDLSLCGLSEVPVRELAALPKATVLDLSCNSLVSLPSDFCSLTHLVKLDLSKNRLQQLPVDFGRLVSLQHLDLLNNRLVTLPVSFAQLKNLKWLDLKDNPLDPVLAKVAGDCLDEKQCKQAAVRVLQHMKAIQSEQDRERQRKLQAEREMEKKREAEQRAREAQERELRKREKAEEKERRRREYDAQRAAKQEVEKKTKKETAQTRKPASSSRAPPPARHKHSWSRSVLRALLLLLLCILGTVAVCRLTELQHQPLCVSVSALYEDVVAAVQSHKTLQNVLQQNSQQ; encoded by the exons AtggcgcggggcggcggcaaGGCGGGCAGCCTGAAGGACAAGCTGGATGGCAACGAGCTGGACCTGAGCCTGTGCGGCCTGAGCGAGGTGCCGGTCAGGGAGCTG GCTGCGCTTCCAAAAGCAACCGTGCTGGATTTGTCCTGTAACAGCCTGGTTTCCTTGCCG TCAGATTTCTGCAGTTTGACACACCTGGTGAAACTGGATTTGAGTAAAAATCGGCTCCAGCAGCTGCCCGTGGACTTTGGGCGCCTGGTCAGCCTGCAGCACCTGGACCTCCTCAACAACCGTTTGGTCACCCTGCCCGTCAGCTTCGCGCAGCTCAAG AACCTGAAGTGGCTGGATCTGAAGGACAATCCCCTGGATCCTGTTCTAGCTAAGGTAGCTGGCGACTGCCTGGATGAGAAGCAGTGCAAGCAGGCTGCAGTCAGG GTACTGCAGCACATGAAAGCGATCCAGTCTGAGCAGGATCGAGAGAGGCAACGGAAGCTCCAGGCAGAGCGAG aaatggaaaagaagcgCGAGGCAGAACAGCGAGCCAGGGAGGCTCAGGAGAGGGAACTGAGGAAGCgagagaaggcagaagaaaaggaacGCAGGAGGCGGGAATACgatgctcagagagctgcaaaacaggaggtggaaaagaaaactaaaaaggaAACTGCGCAGACCCGAA AGCCTGCCTCCAGTTCTCGCGCCCCTCCCCCAGCGCGGCACAAGCACTCGTGGTCGCGGTCGGTGCTGAgggcgctgctgctgctgctgctctgcatcctcGGCACTGTGGCTGTCTGCAGACTGACAGAGCTTCAACACCAACCGCTGTGCGTCAGCGTGAGCGCTCTCTACGAAGATGTAGTTGCTGCCGTGCAGAGCCACAAAACCCTGCAAAACGTGCTGCAGCAGAACTCGCAGCAGTGA